Proteins from a genomic interval of Arachis hypogaea cultivar Tifrunner chromosome 10, arahy.Tifrunner.gnm2.J5K5, whole genome shotgun sequence:
- the LOC112717053 gene encoding protein TOM THREE HOMOLOG 1, which produces MPRIAMLFTPTATSSEPSVVPALELTPSYSWWQHVNDSPPWQDRIFYSLAVLYGVVATVALVQLVRIQWRVPEYGWTTQKVFHLLNFLVNGVRCLVFIFYRNVESLQPEIARHILLDLPSLAFFTTYALLVLFWAEIYYQARAVSTDELKPSFYTINAVVYAIQIILWLILWWKPVSVMVILSKIFFAGVSLFAALGFLLFGGRLFLMLQRFPVESKGRRKKLQEVGYVTTICFLCFLVRCIMMCFDAFDKNADLDVLEHPILNFIYYLLVEILPSALVLFILRKLPPKRGITQYHPIR; this is translated from the exons ATGCCCCGAATCGCCATGCTCTTCACGCCGACGGCCACATCATCGGAGCCCTCCGTCGTGCCGGCGCTTGAGCTCACGCCTTCCTACAGCTGGTGGCAACACGTCAACGATTCTCCGCCGTGGCAGGACCGTATCTTCTACTCTCTTGCCGTCTTATACGGCGTCGTAGCCACCGTAGCTCTG gtgCAACTAGTTCGGATACAATGGAGAGTTCCAGAATACGGTTGGACCACTCAGAAGGTCTTTCACTTACTCAATTTTTTGGTGAATGGGG TTCGTTGTTTAGTTTTCATATTCTATCGGAATGTGGAGAGTTTACAGCCAGAG ATTGCTAGACATATCTTACTTGACCTGCCAAGTCTTGCTTTCTTTACAACGTATGCGCTTTTGGTTCTGTTCTGGGCCGAGATTTATTACCAG GCGCGTGCTGTGTCTACTGATGAGCTCAAACCAAGTTTCTATACAATTAATGCTGTGGTTTATGCTATTCAG ATTATTTTGTGGTTGATATTATGGTGGAAACCTGTCAGTGTCATGGTCATTCTGTCTAAGATATTCTTTGCAG GGGTCTCTTTGTTTGCAGCCCTTGGCTTTCTTCTCTTTGGTGGAAG ATTATTCTTGATGCTACAACGCTTCCCTGTTGAATCCAAAGGGCGACGTAAGAAGTTGCAAGAG GTTGGATATGTGACCACCAtatgttttttatgttttcttgtcagaTGCATTATG ATGTGCTTTGACGCTTTTGATAAAAATGCCGACCTTGATGTCTTGGAACACCCTATTCTAAACTTCATATATTACCTG TTGGTGGAAATATTGCCTTCCGCTTTGGTCCTTTTCATTTTGAGGAAGCTGCCACCCAAGCGTGGTATCACACAATATCACCCGATACGCTGA
- the LOC112718060 gene encoding uncharacterized protein, translating into MAAAMVGGALLSTYVQVLLDKIISNEFLDFFRRRKLNVTLLGKMQMKLKTNCWSLLANSSERSNLEGIGREIVKKCDGLPLAAVALGGLLRTKLSKNDWNKALSLCSSGSTFIECKNLKSFSISEEEDAPQCLTFLQGFYILECPEFESFPHLGLPTPKLRRFWVSYCNMLNSLLEPVNALVGLQELTVLNLPSMQFFANEGLPISLRTLRIGSNADIIKWSLEHLTCLSELEIEGGYLVNMLMKMEVPLL; encoded by the exons ATGGCTGCTGCTATGGTGGGAGGGGCATTACTCTCTACTTATGTTCAGGTGTTGTTGGATAAGATCATTTCCAATGAGTTCTTGGACTTCTTTAGGAGAAGGAAGCTTAATGTTACACTTCTTGGAAAGATGCAGATGAAGTTAAAGACAA ATTGTTGGTCTTTACTTGCTAATTCCAGTGAAAGGTCCAACCTAGAAGGAATTGGAAGAGAAATTGTGAAAAAATGTGATGGTTTGCCTTTAGCTGCAGTTGCATTGGGGGGTCTTCTTCGCACCAAATTGTCGAAAAATGATTGGAATAAG GCTCTCTCCCTGTGCTCAAGTGGCTCTACTTTTATAGAATGTAAGAATTTGAAATCATTTTCaatttcagaagaagaagatgcacCTCAGTGTCTGACATTTCTTCAAGGTTTCTACATTCTAGAATGTCCTGAATTTGAATCGTTTCCTCATCTTGGATTGCCAACTCCTAAGCTCAGACGTTTTTGGGTGTCATATTGCAACATGCTTAATTCACTACTAGAACCAGTTAATGCTCTTGTTGGCCTTCAAGAATTGACAGTTCTTAACCTCCCAAGTATGCAGTTTTTTGCAAATGAAGGTCTTCCTATCAGTTTACGAACACTTCGAATCGGCTCAAATGCAGATATCATTAAATGGAGCCTTGAACATCTTACTTGCCTTTCAGAGTTAGAAATTGAAGGTGGTTATCTGGTTAACATGCTAATGAAGATGGAAGTGCCACTATTATGA
- the LOC112717055 gene encoding pentatricopeptide repeat-containing protein At5g13770, chloroplastic, protein MAISCTAEWCSRFTHHHAFRSSFYTLPNPNISRFFVHANFSVSPTPILEEASSNLIHHLDCNYGDSPSQQYSKLLATDDDRNLNEFLCGLFEDSKTEELAFDYYQRLKERAEFRPERTTLNHVVRYLWKLKKWDCISSVSEDFKIYRVLPDRDTCSRLIYSCIKHRKFRITETLLDAFQFDSDVATLAFGSAMRGYNKIHMFRRTVLVFRRMKLSNVSADSVSYLHVMEAYSRLGDCGEVVRLFHEFESRKLRDSARYLGEAYESLCVSLGKSGRAFEALDYFREMIKKGVLQYSIYSTLVYSFASLREVSVAEEILREAKSKTVITDPEVYLKVVVMYIEEGLVEKTLEVLEEMRDAGVKVSDCILCAVVNGFSKRRGFPAAVQVFEELISQGYEPGQVTYASAINAYCRLGQYSKAEKVFEEMVAKGFDKCVVAYSSMIVMYGRTGRLRDATRLMAKMKERGCQPNVWIYNSLIDMHGRAKNLRQLEKLWKEMKRRKIAPDKVTYTSVIGAYSKAGEFDTCVKVFNEYRLNGGVIDRAIAGLMVGVYSKASMVDELVKLLQDMKTEGTILDQRLYQSAWNALTEAGLQLQARWLKECFYVA, encoded by the coding sequence ATGGCCATTTCTTGCACTGCAGAATGGTGCTCAAGATTCACACATCACCATGCATTCCGTTCTTCCTTTTACACTCTTCCGAACCCTAACATTTCTAGATTCTTCGTCCATGCGAATTTCTCTGTTTCCCCTACACCAATCTTGGAAGAAGCATCTTCCAACTTGATCCATCATCTTGATTGCAACTATGGAGATTCTCCTTCCCAACAGTATTCCAAGCTGTTAGCCACTGATGATGACCGGAATCTGAACGAGTTCTTGTGTGGTTTATTTGAGGATTCAAAAACTGAGGAGCTTGCATTTGATTATTACCAAAGGTTGAAGGAGAGAGCAGAGTTTAGACCAGAGAGAACAACTCTTAACCATGTTGTAAGGTACTTGTGGAAACTGAAGAAATGGGATTGCATTTCTTCAGTTTCTGAAGACTTTAAGATTTATCGTGTGCTTCCTGATAGGGATACTTGTTCTAGGTTGATTTATTCTTGTATTAAGCATAGGAAGTTCAGGATTACTGAGACTTTACTTGATGCTTTTCAATTTGATTCTGATGTTGCTACTTTAGCATTTGGTTCTGCTATGAGGGGTTATAATAAGATTCATATGTTTAGGAGAACCGTTTTAGTCTTCCGGCGAATGAAATTGAGTAATGTTTCTGCTGATTCTGTTAGTTATTTACATGTTATGGAAGCTTACTCGAGACTAGGGGATTGTGGTGAAGTGGTTAGGTTGTTTCATGAGTTTGAGAGTAGGAAATTGAGAGATTCTGCAAGGTACTTAGGTGAGGCGTATGAGAGTCTATGCGTTTCGTTAGGGAAATCCGGAAGAGCTTTTGAAGCTCTTGATTACTTCAGAGAGATGATCAAGAAAGGGGTCTTACAGTATTCAATTTACTCCACATTGGTGTACTCTTTTGCGAGTTTGCGCGAGGTTTCTGTTGCCGAGGAAATTCTCAGAGAGGCGAAAAGCAAGACGGTGATAACGGATCCTGAGGTCTATTTGAAGGTTGTGGTTATGTATATTGAAGAGGGTTTAGTTGAGAAGACATTGGAAGTTCTTGAGGAAATGAGGGATGCTGGTGTTAAGGTTTCTGATTGCATATTATGCGCTGTTGTCAATGGATTCAGCAAAAGAAGGGGCTTTCCGGCTGCAGTTCAAGTATTTGAGGAGCTGATTTCTCAAGGCTATGAACCGGGCCAAGTCACCTATGCTTCGGCTATAAATGCCTATTGTCGCCTCGGCCAATACAGCAAAGCAGAGAAGGTGTTTGAAGAAATGGTAGCAAAGGGGTTTGACAAGTGTGTTGTGGCCTATTCAAGCATGATTGTGATGTACGGCCGGACTGGAAGGTTGAGAGATGCAACGAGGTTGATGGCGAAGATGAAAGAAAGAGGGTGCCAACCAAATGTGTGGATTTACAATTCCTTGATAGATATGCATGGGAGGGCTAAGAACTTGAGGCAACTTGAGAAGCTTTGGAAGGAAATGAAGCGCAGAAAGATAGCACCGGATAAGGTGACCTACACCAGTGTAATCGGCGCATATAGTAAGGCAGGGGAGTTTGATACATGTGTGAAAGTTTTCAATGAGTACAGATTGAATGGGGGCGTAATCGATAGGGCCATAGCGGGTTTAATGGTTGGTGTGTACTCAAAGGCAAGCATGGTTGATGAATTGGTCAAGCTCTTACAAGACATGAAAACCGAAGGGACGATATTGGATCAGAGGCTGTATCAGTCTGCTTGGAATGCTTTAACCGAAGCCGGTTTGCAACTTCAGGCAAGATGGTTGAAAGAGTGTTTCTATGTAGCATAG
- the LOC112718059 gene encoding putative clathrin assembly protein At1g25240, with product MRIWKRAAGALKDNYSILVAKFSPHGHPDLERVVIKATSHNEQCMDYKSIQRVFQWLRSSPLYLKPLLYTLSTRMEKTHSWVVAIKGLMLIHGVFCFDLPTVQMLRRLPFDMTHFSDGHLNPEKAWGYNAFIRAYYSYLDLKSSYVCAQAARKRKPGKKTEETLAEELQNLEKLQGLIDAILHVKPRNPSMHVVLVLEAMDCVIDEVLEVYDSYCKGMERVILKIFDMGGTVEAGTALRIIEKGEMQGDKLALYFEFCREIGVLNISDSPKILRVAEKDMNEEMAIVVRENDFLMKKTVITDQWEVFDDDVAFDQMSSAVVVAAAATNNYNPFLELDSSYNSIVPYNPHQHHVLPDLISF from the exons aTGAGGATATGGAAGAGGGCGGCCGGAGCTCTCAAGGACAATTACAGCATTTTGGTGGCGAAATTCTCGCCTCACGGCCACCCAGATCTGGAGAGAGTGGTGATAAAGGCGACGAGCCATAACGAGCAATGTATGGATTACAAGAGCATACAAAGGGTGTTCCAATGGCTGCGAAGCTCGCCATTGTACCTGAAACCTCTTCTCTACACATTGTCAACGAGGATGGAAAAGACTCATAGCTGGGTTGTCGCCATTAAAGGACTAATGCTCATCCATGGCGTGTTCTGTTTCGACCTTCCAACCGTTCAAATGCTAAGAAGGCTTCCATTTGATATGACACACTTTAGCGACGGTCACTTAAACCCCGAAAAAGCGTGGGGATACAACGCTTTCATCCGTGCCTATTACAGTTACTTGGATCTCAAGTCATCGTACGTTTGCGCTCAGGCGGCGAGGAAGCGGAAGCCGGGGAAGAAAACGGAGGAGACTCTGGCGGAGGAGTTACAGAATTTAGAGAAACTTCAAGGTTTGATCGACGCGATCCTTCATGTGAAGCCGCGAAATCCTTCCATGCACGTTGTGCTTGTTCTTGAAGCCATGGATTGCGTCATCGACGAGGTTCTTGAAGTTTATGATAGCTACTGCAAGGGAATGGAGAGAGTGattctaaaaatttttgataTGGGAGGAACGGTTGAAGCCGGAACCGCGCTTCGGATCATCGAGAAAGGCGAAATGCAAGGCGATAAACTCGCCTTGTATTTCGAATTCTGCAGGGAAATTGGGGTTCTTAATATTTCTGATTCTCCCAAGATCTTGAGGGTAGCTGAGAAAGAT atgaatgaagagaTGGCAATTGTTGTTAGAGAGAATGATttcttgatgaagaagacagtgatTACTGATCAGTGGGAAGTGTTTGATGATGACGTGGCATTTGATCAAATGAGCagtgctgttgttgttgctgctgctgctactAATAATTATAATCCATTTTTGGAACTGGATTCTTCTTATAATAGCATTGTGCCTTATAATCCTCATCAACATCATGTTCTTCCAGATCTAAtaagtttttaa
- the LOC112718058 gene encoding CASP-like protein 1C2 encodes MQSNTTNFGRCMRGFAAVATLTAASVMLSAHQTATYTDSSVHVTFGDIPSYWCFIFANYLISAYGTLLVFLPRKSQLWQLVVALDSVLVVILSSSCSAALAVGIIERNGIPHARWESIYHQVPSYCARILSACGIGFVGVVIYLLLLLLALQAEFNSILIDITL; translated from the exons ATGCAAAGTAATACTACCAACTTTGGTAGGTGTATGAGGGGTTTTGCGGCGGTTGCTACTCTCACCGCCGCTAGTGTTATGCTCAGTGCACATCAAACCGCCACTTATACTGATTCTTCTGTTCATGTCACCTTTGGCGACATACCATCCTATTG GTGCTTTATATTTGCAAATTATCTAATTTCTGCTTATGGCACTTTGCTAGTCTTTCTTCCAAGGAAGAGTCAGTTATGGCAATTAGTAGTTGCTTTAGATTCG GTTTTGGTTGTGATACTGTCCTCAAGTTGCTCAGCAGCATTGGCAGTTGGTATCATAGAAAGGAATGGCATCCCTCATGCACGTTGGGAGTCAATATATCACCAAGTTCCTTCTTATTGTGCCCGAATCCTCTCTGCATGTGGCATTGGCTTTGTTGGCGTAGTAATCTACCTCCTGCTCCTTTTGCTAGCTCTTCAAGCTGAATTCAATTCCATTCTTATTGATATCACATTATAA
- the LOC112717054 gene encoding GEM-like protein 4, with protein MKKGNLLLQELVTSIPIISRAFGNPSKRYLAESCSGKYHNKSSAKAKKNSKLNSVLTKMNKFGRKADNFANGVREHVMRLGGMKISNTMKVKKNFIQLFGMKEGEKLLKASQCYLSTTSGPISGILFISTHKVAFCSDRSINIISSSQQDFNTRIHYKVAIPVEKINCVNQSQNVEKPSEKYIEIVTEDNFDFWFMGFLNYQKTFKYLQQAMFSHA; from the exons ATGAAGAAAGGTAATTTACTTCTTCAGGAGTTAGTTACTAGTATTCCAATTATTTCAAGAGCATTTGGGAATCCATCAAAGAGATACTTAGCTGAATCTTGTTCTGGAAAATATCATAACAAGTCTTCAGCAAAAGCAAAGAAAAACA GTAAACTAAATTCAGTTCTGACTAAGATGAACAAGTTTGGGAGAAAAGCTGACAATTTTGCAAATGGAGTGAGAGAGCATG TGATGAGACTTGGTGGGATGAAGATATCTAATACTATGAAAGTGAAGAAAAATTTCATACAACTTTTTGGTATGAAAGAAGGGGAGAAGCTTCTGAAAGCATCACAGTGCTATCTATCAACCACTTCTGGTCCTATTTCTGGCATTCTCTTCATTTCAACTCATAAAGTTGCTTTTTGTAGTGATAGATCCATCAACATTATCTCTTCTTCtcaacaagatttcaacactagaATCCATTATAAG GTTGCTATTCCAGTTGAGAAGATAAACTGTGTCAACCAAAGTCAAAATGTGGAGAAGCCTTCAGAAAAGTACATAGAAATAGTTACCGAAGATAATTTTGACTTTTGGTTTATGGGATTCTTAAATTACCAGAAAACTTTCAAGTATTTACAGCAGGCAATGTTCTCTCATGCTTAA